In Cryptomeria japonica chromosome 1, Sugi_1.0, whole genome shotgun sequence, the sequence AAAAATTCActaaaaattttatttaatttttattttttaaataataaaattgaaagttaatatttctaaattttttatttatatattttcacaATCAAAAACTAAGaatcaatgaaaaactgaaaatttTAATTAATCCAATCACAGTTATTCTTTTATGAAATTCCAtctgcaatttaaaaaaaattaaaccaaCAATAAGCCACCTCATAAATTTAATACGTCTTAATTATAAAAAGTAAAAGCGAAGCATCTTTACATTCATGCGATATAAAACtaaaattcaatgaaaatatttaatgtttTCCTGGAGCTCAATAGCATGCTCAAAGCTTTCAAGCATATAGAAAAATAAATTCAGTGCTTGCAGTACAGTTGCCTTCACGTGCTCCTGATAAAAAATTTACTTTCTTGTGACTCACGTTTGGGACAAAACAACAGTCAGTAGTTTTGTCTgtataaacttttgctacaactaACGGATCTTTTGAGGCCTATAAAAGTGACAGTGGATTTTACCAAATACATTGTGTTGTGGGCATGTGAGCCAGATATACTGTCATTGCATTTGGAATCTTGGGTTTCCCATATTCTGATCAACGCTGTATTGAAATTTGTACTGCTTGTATATCTTGCTATCGTATTTCCTCTTTGAACTTTCTTTTCTTGTGTTATATTGTTGCTGTTTTTAGATTCAGTTGTGTGTTGTTAATCACATTTGGAATCAAGATATTAGCGAGTTTAAAGAGTAGAATTTTCTCCTGTGTTTGATATAATTCCAGATTCATGGAGAAGCAATTAGTGTATTGCATATTTGTGTTGTTGTTGATACAAACATGCCATGTCCAAGCTCAAAGATCTGTTTTGGATGATTCTGTTTCAGAGCCTAATGTCAAATCCAATCTTACAAGTTCACTAGATAATGGATCATGGAGTGTAATCCAAAATGCTGATGCGTTAACTTCAACACAACCTAACCCAGAAACTTTAGAGCACAGTTCGCTAGATGATACATTTGAGACCCTTTTCACAGGCCTCTACATTGCTGTTTTGGGAATGATGGCTGCTAGAGCAATCTTTCAGATTATATACAAGGCTTCAACTCTTGCAAAAGTCTGCAGAGTGAAAAAATTGCTGCCACCAAAGTTGAAATCAGTGGATATAGAAATGGGTGTAAAGTCAGAGCTTGTGGGTGATGGTGCTTGCAATTGCAAGCCAATTTTGTATTCCCTGGAAGTGACACAGAATTTCAGCCCTGTGTCTCATATTGGAGGCTCTGTTTACAGAGGCACAATCAATGGCAGAGAAGTTGTTGTCAAGAAGATGAATGGGGATGTGTCTCATGAGTTGAAGTCCTTGCAGAAGGTGGAGCATGAAAACTTGGTGAAATTGCAGGGCTTCTGCATGGCTTCTGGGGGGCAAAACTACTTGATATATGAGTATGTTGAGAATGGGTCCTTAGATTTGTGGCTTCACAAGGCATCTGGTGTGCTGAAGGTGGGTTTCTCTGTTCTTTCATGGAGAACAAGATTACAGATTGCTCTGGATGTAGCAACTGGGCTTGACCACATTCACGAGAAGATAGGCATTGTTCACAGAGATTTGAAGAGCAGCAATGTCTTTCTCAATAGGAATCTCAGGGCTAAAATAGCAAATTTTGGGGCTGCAAAATATTGGATGAATCCAGCAACTAAACATAAAGAAGACACAGAAGGATACAGAGCCCCTGAGTATAGTGCTGCGGACTTGGTGTCTCCAAAGATTGATGTATTTGCATTTGGGATTGTGCTTCTGGAGTTGATCCGTGGTAAGCAAGTGACAGTGAAGGTTGGAACAGTGAATCTTTTATGGCCACAAATAAGGAGCTTGGTGGAAGGTCATGACAGAGAAGAAAAGCTAAGGAAATGGATAGACCCAAATGTGCAGGACACATGCTCCATAGACAGTGTTATGAGCCTCACCCTCATTGCCAAATCATGCCTAGAGGAAACAGTTGAAGCTAGACCCACCATGGAAGAAGTTGTTTACAAGCTTTCAAATCTTTTGGATGTGTGTTTTGAGCATTTAGAGTGTCCATGATAGCAGTTTGTGACTCAGTCTTTTTCATTACAATGCTATGTTCACCATGATAATTTAGGTTCAATAGTGTCTCTCTGTAATGATCCATTGATTATACAAGGTGTAATTTGAGAGATGATAATTTTCAGTTGTACTCTTTAGGATCTTGGTCAAATTAgattttcttattaaaaaaattaatgattttattacaataattttatttatatataatttatttttttaaataaaaacaatttaatTATATagatattggtatttatttataGATATTAGCAACTCTCTACGTAAAATCAGATTATCATATGTTAAATATGTATCTCAATTAAAAACTGTCCTAACTTAATGAAGTAATATGCAATTATTGTCACTATTTAATTTACAATTGCTACATTTTAAACAtttcattaattatatatattcttAAAATATGTTATTGCTTCTAATTAATGTGGAGAGGCGTTCTACAATGGCAACTAGGGGTGGAGTGTAATGACATGAGTGTCCTGTCAAATGCTAACAAGAGGGTTTTGTTCTTTGAAAAATTGATAGTTTGAAAGTGAACTTGTTAATGTCAATTTGActatctgttggtaaacagatttgtctttccttATTTGTTTAATCTTCAAGCACTGCGGGTCATAGAAAGGCATACAAACTttctaccaaacagttggaaaatcattatattgattaacctctgaattaaggtacaactccctctagtaaatattcgttcggctccaaattacatacaatcaatagaatgcttttcaccagaaagcacttaaaggcaattgcatacactagtcaatacaaaatgaatgcaagcactgatccatatataactttttatataaagccgacagacttcatatgaacactaaaacaaaatgaaaagcctataaagatgaaatttgcaatagttttctgcacacatagaaagtataacaTCGCCTTCTTCGAAATAGATTTACACAGACatcaaacttcaaatatcaaacacatagatttgaaaccGAAAATAGCTGTTAACAAGATTTTGCATTCATCGATGGtcatccactttctacatacacaaaatgtttttagccaatcctaaagatagtcttttcaaaaacttagtgaacccgttcaaagtcattacaaaacatatttataggttaccagacccaatagttccttttaaccaaagtaaaattaacttgtaagagttaatagaaagcaaccctaactgtataaccgaaactaaggaaaataactagactcgctggcaaacaactgccagcagtgctagtcatgtcgtcTGCTCAGTTCCGGTGTGATTGCTCGGGTTGGTGTCTTGaacagacaccatcaccgcctttgccgcactccactctcgatgcacttttgaaaactcctggattacagttacgtgtggcaaactgatatgcattactctctgcttccagagctccttctttctcttcaccatctgcactttatCTCTATGGGAATCTAGGTGATTGAGACAAACAATGAGCATTGATTCTACTTTAGAGATCCTTGTAAAGTCTTCCACagacaaggatttctccatcttgatttgtctaatgtggctgctaaactggttaatcatctaTGTAGTGTCTTCCAGGGTTTCGCTATCTTCTTTAAGTAATTGGACATCCACGCAGTGTAAGTCCTTTTGCATGGTCGCCCTTAAGGCCGTTAATTCGCCACGCAGACTGGCCGACTCATTATAACCCTGTTCAATAATTTGGTTGcaccactcaatactctccttacAAATAAATATTACATCTTCATTTAATCCCGACACTTGATTCtcagcaagaaagttcattagaCCATAACGTTGAATATCACGCATCTGTTTTGAAATCATAGcccacttagatttctccttctgccaCGAGACCAAGTCGGAGTCCAAtgctttggtgacctcattggcatctttgaaaatctggaccaaatccgttatgtaattagttgcctgatgcatgatcgaggtgagccattctgagaaaacctcgaCAATCATCTTGTTTCGTTGAATTTCATCCAAGAATTTTTTATTGCTAGGTGATTTTGGACTAAATGGCCCTGAATGTTGGGACAATGGTAATGGGCTGTTCTGCAAAGCATGAATATACTGGGCCATTtgtgttaaactttgtttcaactcagccttgtctctCTCGTCCTTCCAAGTACGGGAGATAATTCGTTTAGTCGAAGTCTCCAGATGCTTCACATCTACGGCTCTGGTTCCGAGCCCCAAATCAATTCGTTCAACAGTGTAGTCTGCTTCTGAAGCCGTAGCAGCATCTTTGTTGGACTCGAGTCTAgcaatgtctgcagtccaatgcttcgtgctctcatcaaaatcaatcatagcctctgtttttaactttttgggctttgtagaccttcccagacatttactcacagcgtcctccattgatactgaaattggaaccacattccttttcctggtgattgaatcacttaaccattttggtGCTAGAGTCAGTTCTTTTGAAGGCATGGGTGGAAATCCTGCTGAAGATGGTGGTGTGGCATGGTCTATATGAGACTGGATTTTGAGTGTCCCTGGGTCCTGAAAAATAGTatctatgtcaattgaaaccttgtctgcTTCGGAAACAGGGGATGTCATCTTTCACAATGTTTCCTCTGcatccaaatccagaatgagatgaGAAGCCGACGactggaaactcttcttggaccttgacctggtcACTCAACCAGCAATAGAAAGCTCAACCCcgatgtcaagtttctcttctttaatccttgtcTGTCCTTTTCTTGCATCAGAAACGAGAAAGTTAGTCAAAACAAAAGTTTTACTTGCGGtactcctctttccacttttgcttcttgaactggttgctcgtgtcggatgaaatcggcaactcctaagccaattttctgtCCTGCAAATTACACTGAAGGTGCATGTCTGAATACTATTCCCCATATTCTTGCTCCAATCCACTTCTAgaagaggttcatcatggacccacttcataaactctgaatcaagtatgtcttcatcatcgGTGGTGACACCCGaggtatccattggcaatttcatgtcatgaatttgtttcaaagttaatctggaccaactccttctccgtacttcaaattcatcctggcaaccctcccaataatcctccaattgaggaacatgctgatcaagtaccatcttcttcacatactgagcaatgaaacccttactatcaaagttatcccttttcacaaaggtcttcaaataaaACCTTTTAAATTTCAGTtcaagattcagtgcatcagagactgacctatagctataatggcctaaatcaatgggaaaaatcccacttgtgttagagtcctcaccataatcttttgcgACATAAGCAAGCTGTCTAGAAACTTCGATCAAAATGCAGGAGTCTAAAACGTACCTGGGtagtctaaagggttcacctttaaatcctccaactcttagGTAAGTGAGGTGGTTGAACTGtataaagaaactgccatatatgttaacaagctcaactgcttctgcagacattcttctatgcaagttaccctgtaattcaaaggtcatccttccaacaaaaacatcattccaacgaagataatcatcaacatgccctttcaaagtcagactaggatgatactcataaattttcatgccttgaacccattttacatgagacaacccagaccattctctcacacaggcaagcatatataacagataggatgacatataaaaattaggcattcccAGATAATTACTAAAACCTTCATTTAACCTTTCTGCAATGACAGTTCCCTAGTCGATGAACCGACTTCTAtccagagtgacctggatgaaaaaatacatccagtcctcccagtgaaaagagtgggaattaccctttaccctGCTCAACAGTATTACCAAGTCTCAGATTGCAGGAATTAAATGTTCACGGGTTAGAGGTCTCGGCAGCCTCGAGCCCCCTTTTTGAAATTTTAGGAGCCAATTTCGTGCAATAACAGTTCTataatactgctttttctcagagaaaattccgTAGGATTTACCGATGGTCCAATCTTCATAGAGTTCCCGGTGTagaatacccatggctgccattactgtctgtctatcaatggacaacaacacttcaccatcatttttccttatgcatctattacccttgtcataatgattcatacattctaagactaactcaaGGCAAGGAGCAGCTGTGGGAAAGGCAGCTGCTTCTAATAATCAGCTTTGTGCTACATCTCTCATCATGGGGTCTGCGGCTGaattccttactctttctagaaaaacaTCTAAATCCAGCCGAACTAACATTGTATCACCTAACTCTGGTAAAGAGAttacaagggaagatgagctcatcaatttgggcaaaataggtctcaTGTTTAGTTTGTGGTTTTCCCCAATTAATcccaggcaaagaaggaaagtggaaacaTAAACAAGCAGCTAACAGAATACCCAgatctttaaaacaaactgcagtaatctagaaagttgttgaacataccttcctctgtactCTGTAAACCTCTATCGCAGCCTATTTCTCCCGCTtcgaaaactccttctcaaaatcttctcaaTAAAATAATAATCCCAACggacaactactcagttttaaagtcgagaaaatcttacccatcattactaaaagttgtcttcattactcctcgttcgtgtgaccttactttgaaatgattgcgcAGGAGCATGCCTTAAATGTtaagtcacttcacttctgacacaacagatcctcacacatacttgccataaatggcagatttcaaatcattgaagaagGAATAT encodes:
- the LOC131041869 gene encoding serine/threonine receptor-like kinase NFP, encoding MEKQLVYCIFVLLLIQTCHVQAQRSVLDDSVSEPNVKSNLTSSLDNGSWSVIQNADALTSTQPNPETLEHSSLDDTFETLFTGLYIAVLGMMAARAIFQIIYKASTLAKVCRVKKLLPPKLKSVDIEMGVKSELVGDGACNCKPILYSLEVTQNFSPVSHIGGSVYRGTINGREVVVKKMNGDVSHELKSLQKVEHENLVKLQGFCMASGGQNYLIYEYVENGSLDLWLHKASGVLKVGFSVLSWRTRLQIALDVATGLDHIHEKIGIVHRDLKSSNVFLNRNLRAKIANFGAAKYWMNPATKHKEDTEGYRAPEYSAADLVSPKIDVFAFGIVLLELIRGKQVTVKVGTVNLLWPQIRSLVEGHDREEKLRKWIDPNVQDTCSIDSVMSLTLIAKSCLEETVEARPTMEEVVYKLSNLLDVCFEHLECP